In a single window of the Leptospira sanjuanensis genome:
- the queD gene encoding 6-carboxytetrahydropterin synthase QueD, with translation MEEIELTKEFRFDAAHLLPNVPEGHKCKRLHGHSFRFKLHLKGKIDSNTGWLIDYAEVSKIVKPLIENHLDHYYLNDVPGLENPTSENISIWLWNHLKPLLPLLYKITLNETCTSACIYEGPKGSI, from the coding sequence ATGGAAGAAATCGAACTCACCAAAGAATTCCGCTTCGACGCCGCTCATCTCCTTCCGAACGTACCCGAAGGCCATAAATGCAAACGACTTCACGGCCACAGCTTTCGATTTAAACTTCATTTAAAAGGAAAGATCGATTCAAACACGGGTTGGCTCATCGATTATGCGGAAGTCAGCAAGATCGTAAAACCTCTGATCGAAAACCATCTGGATCATTATTATCTCAACGATGTTCCCGGTTTGGAAAATCCGACGTCGGAAAACATTTCGATCTGGCTTTGGAATCATCTCAAACCTTTATTGCCTCTTCTTTATAAAATCACTCTGAACGAAACCTGCACAAGCGCGTGCATCTACGAAGGTCCGAAAGGTTCCATTTAA
- the msrA gene encoding peptide-methionine (S)-S-oxide reductase MsrA: protein MEQATLGGGCFWCLEGVYQMVDGVETIVSGYSAGHTNNPDYRSVCSGTTGHAEVVQITFDPKVISYPEILEIFWICHDPTTLNRQGNDVGTQYRSIILYHSPEQKRQAEESIQKAGSHFSDPIVTQVEPLKEFFPAENYHQNYFRSNPGQPYCHYVVKPKIDKYLKTGFKVKKVNS, encoded by the coding sequence ATGGAACAAGCAACATTAGGCGGCGGCTGTTTTTGGTGTCTCGAAGGAGTGTATCAAATGGTGGATGGAGTGGAAACCATCGTATCCGGTTACTCCGCGGGACATACGAACAACCCCGATTATCGTTCCGTATGTTCGGGAACGACCGGACACGCGGAAGTCGTTCAAATCACGTTCGATCCGAAGGTGATTTCCTATCCCGAAATTTTGGAGATATTCTGGATCTGTCACGACCCTACTACGTTAAACCGACAAGGAAACGACGTGGGAACGCAGTATCGTTCCATCATTCTCTATCATTCTCCCGAACAAAAACGACAAGCGGAAGAATCGATTCAAAAAGCCGGCTCGCATTTTTCGGATCCGATCGTAACGCAGGTCGAACCTCTGAAAGAATTCTTTCCGGCGGAGAATTACCATCAGAATTATTTTCGATCCAATCCGGGACAACCGTATTGCCACTACGTTGTTAAACCGAAGATCGATAAATATCTTAAGACCGGCTTTAAGGTCAAAAAGGTAAATTCCTAA
- a CDS encoding MerR family transcriptional regulator, whose product MNQPLSLSISRISEMTNFSQHTLRYYEKMGILPKPERNHGKDRKYSQRDLNYLKYIKTLKELNMPLKDIKEFLKEGCLLEKMSRGENLKPPLNKRIRILSSHLATLEQKKKDLEITIKLTKNKIKEFETRLSQEEQN is encoded by the coding sequence TTGAACCAACCTCTCTCACTCAGTATCTCCAGAATTTCAGAGATGACGAATTTCAGTCAGCATACTCTGCGCTATTACGAAAAGATGGGGATTCTTCCTAAGCCGGAAAGAAATCATGGAAAAGATCGGAAGTATTCTCAAAGGGATTTGAATTATCTAAAATACATTAAAACTCTCAAAGAACTCAACATGCCTCTGAAGGATATTAAGGAATTCCTAAAGGAAGGATGTCTTTTGGAAAAGATGTCCAGAGGTGAAAACCTGAAACCTCCTTTGAACAAAAGAATCCGAATTCTTTCTTCTCACCTCGCGACTCTGGAACAAAAAAAGAAGGATCTAGAGATTACGATCAAACTCACAAAAAACAAAATCAAGGAATTCGAAACACGTCTTTCCCAAGAGGAACAAAATTAA
- the queC gene encoding 7-cyano-7-deazaguanine synthase QueC produces the protein MDSAKKKNVNRKNSGTDRKKSPKEKNGKAESSNNKAVVLLSGGLDSTTCLYQAISDGKEVQALSFDYGQRHKIELSYAKKITRKLGIPHTIQKLKPELFLGSSLTQKSIQVPKNSLGKDEIPNTYVPGRNILFLSFAVSLAEGTGSDSIYIGVNAMDYSGYPDCRPEFIKMYEMAIQLGTKKGSQGSPIKIVTPLQNLSKKEIVLLGNRLKVPFHLTFSCYDPINGKACGKCDACLLRKKGFQETGVSEK, from the coding sequence TTGGATTCCGCAAAAAAGAAGAATGTAAACCGAAAGAATTCCGGCACCGATCGGAAAAAGTCCCCGAAAGAAAAGAACGGCAAAGCGGAGTCTTCCAACAACAAAGCAGTCGTTCTTTTATCGGGCGGTCTCGATTCCACAACTTGTTTGTATCAGGCGATCTCCGATGGAAAGGAAGTTCAAGCCCTCTCCTTTGATTACGGACAAAGACATAAAATCGAATTATCCTACGCGAAAAAAATCACTCGCAAATTAGGAATTCCTCACACGATTCAAAAGTTAAAACCCGAATTGTTTCTGGGTTCTTCCCTCACGCAAAAATCGATCCAGGTTCCGAAGAATTCTCTCGGAAAGGACGAGATTCCGAACACATACGTTCCGGGAAGAAACATTCTCTTTCTTTCGTTTGCGGTTTCTCTCGCGGAAGGAACCGGTTCCGATTCCATCTACATCGGAGTCAATGCGATGGACTATTCCGGTTATCCGGATTGCAGACCCGAGTTCATCAAGATGTATGAGATGGCGATTCAACTCGGAACCAAAAAAGGAAGCCAAGGTTCTCCGATTAAAATCGTAACCCCGCTTCAAAATCTTTCTAAAAAAGAAATCGTCCTTTTAGGGAATCGTTTAAAGGTTCCGTTTCATCTTACATTCTCCTGCTACGACCCGATCAACGGCAAAGCCTGCGGAAAATGCGACGCCTGTCTCTTGAGAAAAAAAGGTTTTCAGGAGACAGGAGTTTCTGAAAAGTGA
- a CDS encoding uracil-DNA glycosylase, with translation MSKEEKLRRLALVQSEVSACKLCKLHTTRTQTVFGEGNPDAEVVFIGEGPGKQEDLTGRPFVGRAGELLTRIIEKGMGVPRESVYIANIVKCRPTLDMKFEKDRPPEEEETRACAPYLLRQLEIIQPKVLVTLGNPSTRFILNTKEGITKLRGTWGSFFGIPVMPTYHPSFVIRNGGENSPLKREVWEDIKKVMDLLGWKRPS, from the coding sequence ATGAGCAAAGAAGAAAAACTCAGAAGACTCGCCCTCGTTCAATCCGAGGTTTCCGCCTGCAAACTCTGCAAGCTTCATACGACTCGAACCCAAACCGTTTTCGGGGAAGGAAATCCGGATGCGGAGGTCGTTTTTATCGGAGAAGGTCCGGGCAAACAAGAGGATCTCACCGGCCGGCCGTTCGTGGGTCGAGCCGGTGAACTGCTGACGAGAATCATCGAAAAAGGAATGGGAGTTCCGAGAGAATCCGTTTATATCGCGAATATCGTAAAGTGCAGACCCACCTTGGACATGAAGTTCGAAAAGGATCGCCCGCCCGAGGAAGAGGAAACGAGAGCTTGCGCTCCGTATCTTTTGAGACAGTTGGAAATCATTCAGCCGAAAGTTCTCGTTACGCTCGGAAATCCTTCCACAAGATTTATCTTAAATACCAAGGAAGGAATCACCAAACTCAGAGGAACCTGGGGATCGTTTTTCGGAATTCCGGTGATGCCTACGTATCACCCGAGTTTTGTGATCCGCAACGGCGGGGAGAACAGTCCTCTCAAACGCGAGGTTTGGGAGGACATCAAAAAAGTTATGGATTTGCTGGGGTGGAAACGGCCTTCGTAG
- a CDS encoding ligase-associated DNA damage response exonuclease: MEMIVLTEAGLYVPQADVYVDPWKGVSRAILTHAHSDHTRRGSRHYLCAEPGLSLTLERLGPKVNVETLRYGQAVYRNGVKISLHSAGHILGSAQVRIEYKGRITVISGDYKTVPDPTCEPIEILRCDTFLSEATFAKPYYLWEKPKFVFQNILNYILENHALGEITVLYGYSLGKAQRILKGLSLAAESAGTSLDFYVHDSILSMNKRYEESGISLPKAKAIDQFTEKVKHPFVFVAPPGVPIPNPKSQKIRSAFCSGWMQLSKNRKAGSFHKGFVLSDHADWNELIETIHATEAEEILLTHGDTKDIVRYLKETGKNAKTLKTKFHSEEFES, encoded by the coding sequence ATGGAAATGATCGTCCTAACGGAAGCGGGATTGTATGTACCCCAAGCGGACGTATATGTCGATCCGTGGAAAGGAGTTTCCCGAGCCATTCTCACGCACGCACATTCCGATCATACTCGCAGAGGTTCTCGTCATTATCTTTGTGCGGAACCCGGTCTTTCTCTCACGCTGGAACGGCTTGGACCGAAAGTAAACGTGGAAACTCTTCGTTATGGACAAGCCGTTTATCGCAACGGGGTTAAGATCAGTCTTCATTCCGCCGGTCATATTTTGGGATCGGCCCAGGTTCGGATCGAATATAAGGGAAGAATCACGGTGATCAGCGGAGATTACAAAACGGTTCCCGATCCGACCTGCGAACCCATCGAAATTTTACGATGCGATACGTTTTTATCCGAAGCCACCTTTGCAAAACCGTATTATCTTTGGGAAAAACCGAAATTCGTATTTCAGAATATTCTAAACTATATCTTGGAAAATCACGCGCTGGGGGAAATCACCGTTCTATACGGATATTCCTTGGGGAAAGCGCAAAGAATTCTCAAAGGACTTTCGCTCGCAGCGGAGTCCGCCGGAACTTCGTTGGATTTTTACGTACACGATTCGATTCTTTCCATGAACAAACGATACGAAGAATCGGGGATTTCTCTTCCGAAAGCGAAAGCCATCGATCAGTTTACGGAGAAGGTCAAACATCCGTTCGTGTTTGTCGCACCTCCCGGCGTTCCGATTCCGAACCCGAAATCGCAAAAAATTCGAAGCGCGTTTTGTTCGGGATGGATGCAGCTTTCCAAAAACAGAAAGGCCGGAAGCTTTCACAAAGGTTTCGTCTTATCGGATCACGCGGATTGGAACGAATTGATCGAAACGATTCATGCGACCGAAGCGGAAGAAATCCTTCTCACGCACGGCGATACAAAAGACATAGTTCGTTATTTGAAAGAAACGGGAAAGAACGCAAAAACGCTCAAAACGAAGTTTCATTCTGAAGAATTCGAATCCTGA
- a CDS encoding alpha/beta hydrolase family protein yields MKFIRLKTAAIASLLIALLFGCTRYVVITEQKFTSQTANIGPNLFLTTFSYENSHYPPVLLVDPVFINKKALYLGDKSGLIGVLNGNGFSVWLLHFEDHKSVNLKEIGENLIPDVIARIQKVTGKKEYILGGISLGGQAVLHSFKAKKIPDISKAFFLGTGMDYKYNDSFLEQMKTEKRFGTDLSNSCKNKESFCKRFISFDEDDPTTLFVYQNLFNYLPALEENPKTWESFESTTFPSLFIGGRIDNVSPTESIHPVYKRKKGKKEYLEAGRDNGMSIDYDHLGLFAYEDAPGDIYQKIADWLKEKEPETTKAVSTPANP; encoded by the coding sequence ATGAAATTTATACGATTAAAAACCGCAGCGATCGCTTCGTTGCTGATCGCGCTTCTTTTCGGATGTACGCGTTATGTGGTCATTACAGAACAGAAATTCACCTCTCAAACGGCGAACATAGGACCGAATCTTTTTTTGACGACCTTCTCCTATGAGAATTCTCATTATCCTCCGGTGCTTCTCGTCGATCCCGTGTTCATCAATAAAAAAGCTTTGTATCTCGGTGATAAATCCGGTTTGATCGGAGTGTTAAACGGAAACGGATTTTCGGTTTGGCTTCTTCATTTCGAAGATCATAAATCGGTGAACCTCAAAGAAATCGGGGAAAATCTGATCCCCGACGTGATCGCGAGAATCCAGAAAGTCACCGGAAAAAAAGAATACATCCTCGGCGGAATTTCCCTCGGAGGACAAGCCGTATTACATTCTTTTAAAGCGAAGAAGATTCCCGACATCTCCAAAGCGTTCTTTCTCGGAACGGGAATGGATTACAAATACAACGATAGCTTTCTGGAACAGATGAAGACGGAAAAAAGATTCGGAACCGATCTGAGCAACTCCTGCAAAAACAAGGAAAGCTTCTGCAAACGGTTCATATCCTTCGACGAGGACGATCCTACGACTTTATTCGTATATCAGAATCTTTTTAACTACTTGCCCGCGCTTGAGGAAAATCCGAAAACCTGGGAGTCGTTCGAGTCGACCACGTTTCCTTCCCTTTTTATCGGAGGAAGAATCGACAACGTATCTCCTACGGAAAGCATTCATCCCGTTTACAAACGGAAAAAAGGAAAGAAGGAATATCTGGAAGCGGGAAGAGACAACGGAATGTCGATCGACTACGATCACTTGGGATTGTTCGCATACGAAGACGCGCCCGGCGATATTTATCAGAAAATCGCCGATTGGTTGAAGGAAAAAGAACCGGAAACTACGAAGGCCGTTTCCACCCCAGCAAATCCATAA
- a CDS encoding penicillin acylase family protein → MKNLIDRFFDFWNRTPVWIRRSLVSILVLIVLVKVVFSLLIFWKAPRLSGELKAPGLAKPVSVIRDSYGVPHIRSEDSSSAYFALGYVSASDRLFQMEILRRAGKGELSEVLGADLLPADIFLRQILLRRTAEKMLQEATKGNPQILKELDSFLEGINFFLKTEPLPIEFTILGYQPKPFDRLDVLSALSLLSFSFAEALRTDSLYTILERRLPNRNVAEVFPRHDTEDPFSIQENQPSYSSKKLTERTKGFLPLVSESKFAKATSNELSEFGHVIQRTNKILSDLPLFLGSNSWVIGPSRSSTGGAILANDPHIGYGNPGTWYEVHIIAGDHETYGYHLPIFPFPLIAHNAKKAWALTMLENDDMDFYEEELHPAKPNLVKEKGNWVPVQVFPETISVKGQDPVSIQVQVTSHGPIVSKLIHGYTGPVVSIYWIFHHLSVPILETIYSLGRCASLEECSAVAAGLPAPGLNVSYADANGNIAWWGVGRFPIRKKKTNTRRILNGATGEDDVIGYVPFAQNPKLINPPEGIILTANHVPTYEIKGYGKPEGYWQESDRGRRIYELLSQKKEWSVDDMKKIQTDVHSFSARTIVPLISLELEEDKNWVGVFREALDIYRRFNGENTLDSAGATIYHTLNQFVMLNLWTDEFGESDLSVFGESAERWNAYKSLLANPKSDFWDDLATVERKETRRDILIRSFSQTVRYLAKEHGGSPSSWKWGDAHKITFEHPMGKVPLLAGIFNQGPFPVVSGESVVNLMNQKEINPKMTPKVGPSKRRIIDLSHPENSWSVLPTGNSGNMGSPFYGDQIRMFLNGEHRSIRFTQSQIEQDSKYVLKFVP, encoded by the coding sequence ATGAAAAATTTGATCGATCGTTTCTTCGATTTTTGGAATCGAACTCCCGTCTGGATCCGCAGATCCTTGGTTAGCATTCTCGTCCTCATCGTTCTTGTAAAAGTCGTTTTTTCCCTTTTGATCTTTTGGAAGGCGCCTCGTCTTTCTGGGGAATTGAAGGCTCCCGGACTTGCAAAGCCCGTTTCCGTGATTCGAGATTCTTACGGTGTTCCGCATATCCGATCGGAGGATTCTTCGTCCGCCTACTTTGCGTTAGGTTATGTAAGCGCGAGCGATCGTTTGTTTCAAATGGAAATTCTCCGAAGAGCCGGAAAGGGGGAGTTATCCGAAGTTCTCGGGGCCGATTTGCTTCCCGCGGATATTTTTTTAAGACAGATTCTTTTACGGAGAACGGCGGAGAAGATGTTGCAGGAAGCGACCAAAGGAAACCCGCAGATTTTGAAAGAGCTGGATTCGTTTTTGGAAGGGATCAATTTCTTTTTAAAAACCGAACCGCTTCCGATCGAGTTTACGATTCTGGGTTATCAGCCTAAGCCGTTCGATCGGCTCGACGTTTTGAGCGCATTATCGCTGTTATCTTTTTCGTTTGCGGAAGCGTTACGAACCGATTCTCTTTATACGATTTTGGAGCGAAGACTTCCGAATCGAAACGTCGCCGAAGTGTTTCCGCGACACGATACGGAAGATCCGTTTTCGATTCAGGAGAATCAACCTTCGTATTCTTCTAAAAAATTGACGGAACGTACAAAGGGTTTCCTGCCCCTCGTTTCCGAATCGAAATTTGCTAAAGCGACATCGAACGAACTTTCCGAATTCGGTCATGTGATTCAAAGAACGAACAAGATTCTCTCGGATCTTCCGCTGTTTTTAGGGAGCAATTCCTGGGTGATCGGACCCTCCCGTTCTTCCACCGGCGGCGCGATTCTCGCGAACGATCCTCACATCGGTTACGGCAATCCCGGAACTTGGTACGAGGTTCATATCATCGCGGGCGATCACGAAACATACGGATATCATCTTCCGATCTTTCCGTTTCCTTTGATTGCGCATAACGCGAAAAAGGCGTGGGCTTTGACTATGTTGGAAAACGATGATATGGATTTTTACGAGGAAGAATTGCATCCTGCTAAACCGAACTTGGTAAAAGAAAAAGGAAACTGGGTTCCCGTTCAGGTTTTTCCGGAAACGATTTCCGTAAAAGGACAAGACCCGGTTTCGATTCAGGTTCAAGTCACGTCTCATGGTCCGATCGTTTCCAAGCTGATCCACGGTTATACGGGTCCGGTCGTTTCGATCTATTGGATCTTTCATCATCTTTCCGTTCCGATCTTGGAAACGATTTACTCCTTGGGACGTTGTGCGTCCTTGGAGGAATGTTCCGCCGTTGCCGCAGGTTTGCCTGCGCCGGGGCTCAACGTTTCGTATGCGGATGCGAACGGAAACATCGCATGGTGGGGTGTGGGAAGATTTCCGATTCGCAAAAAGAAAACGAATACGCGAAGAATCTTAAACGGAGCGACGGGAGAAGACGACGTGATCGGTTATGTTCCGTTTGCACAGAATCCGAAGCTCATCAATCCGCCGGAAGGAATCATTCTTACCGCGAATCATGTTCCCACATACGAAATCAAGGGATATGGAAAACCGGAAGGATATTGGCAAGAATCGGATCGGGGAAGAAGGATCTACGAACTTCTTTCTCAAAAGAAAGAATGGTCCGTGGACGATATGAAAAAGATCCAGACCGACGTTCATTCTTTTTCCGCGAGAACGATCGTGCCTTTGATTTCTCTGGAATTGGAAGAGGATAAGAATTGGGTCGGAGTGTTTCGCGAGGCCTTGGACATATATCGTCGATTCAACGGTGAAAACACGTTGGATTCCGCCGGCGCGACGATCTATCATACGCTCAATCAATTCGTAATGTTGAATCTATGGACGGACGAGTTCGGAGAATCCGATTTGAGCGTGTTCGGCGAAAGCGCGGAACGATGGAACGCTTATAAATCGCTTCTTGCTAATCCGAAGTCGGATTTTTGGGACGATCTTGCGACCGTCGAGCGCAAAGAAACAAGAAGGGATATTCTGATCCGTTCTTTTTCGCAAACGGTGCGTTATCTTGCTAAAGAACACGGAGGTTCTCCTTCTTCTTGGAAATGGGGGGACGCTCATAAGATCACGTTCGAACATCCGATGGGAAAGGTGCCCTTGCTCGCGGGAATTTTCAATCAAGGGCCGTTCCCCGTCGTTTCGGGCGAATCCGTGGTCAATCTGATGAATCAAAAGGAAATCAATCCTAAGATGACTCCGAAAGTCGGTCCGTCCAAACGAAGAATCATCGATCTTTCTCATCCTGAAAATTCCTGGTCCGTGTTGCCGACCGGAAACTCGGGAAACATGGGTTCTCCGTTTTACGGGGATCAGATTCGTATGTTCTTAAACGGAGAACATCGTTCGATCCGATTTACTCAGTCGCAGATCGAGCAGGATTCCAAATACGTATTGAAATTCGTTCCGTGA
- a CDS encoding alpha/beta fold hydrolase: MNAKIRRTFWILFLGIFLSQCKASIQLQGEMHHPKTEDGWDLTLEHFPPLAGHPPKKYPVILCHGLIANRTYLKINEKSSIVGRLQKEGYDVWLLDLRGRRDAGYPSLFFGDKTFSYSMDDYIRYDVDAAIKHVLNATGKDKVNWVGHSMGGMIIYSRIGSLGEKRIANFVAIGSPAIMDPPNSALKRWTSLTWLMNLWPVVPAETWAGIQGGTGIPFLPQKSFEELFWHKPNIESSILSDVKTTSINPGAKNEILQFKDLAESGEIRSLDHKISYSNGLKNIKIPTLLIAGRRDKLGMSYSLRYAYDNIGSEDKTLFIASRSNNHSDDYGHTDLIVGKNADRDVFVPLVAWLDKRN; this comes from the coding sequence ATGAACGCGAAAATTCGAAGAACATTCTGGATTCTTTTTCTGGGAATTTTTCTTTCCCAGTGTAAGGCGAGCATTCAGCTGCAAGGTGAAATGCATCATCCCAAAACGGAAGACGGTTGGGATTTAACTCTCGAACACTTTCCTCCGTTAGCGGGTCATCCGCCAAAAAAATATCCCGTGATTCTCTGTCACGGATTGATCGCAAACAGAACCTATCTTAAGATCAACGAGAAAAGTTCCATCGTGGGAAGACTTCAAAAGGAAGGATACGACGTTTGGTTGTTGGATCTGAGAGGAAGAAGGGACGCGGGTTATCCTTCCTTATTCTTCGGAGATAAGACGTTTTCATACAGCATGGACGATTATATCCGATACGACGTAGACGCGGCCATCAAACACGTGTTAAATGCGACCGGAAAAGATAAGGTAAACTGGGTCGGTCACAGCATGGGCGGGATGATCATCTATTCCAGAATCGGAAGCCTCGGCGAAAAACGAATCGCGAACTTCGTAGCGATCGGATCGCCCGCGATCATGGACCCCCCGAATTCCGCGCTCAAACGCTGGACTTCCTTAACTTGGCTGATGAATCTTTGGCCGGTGGTTCCCGCCGAAACCTGGGCCGGAATCCAAGGAGGAACGGGAATTCCGTTTCTTCCTCAAAAATCGTTCGAAGAACTTTTCTGGCACAAACCGAACATCGAATCTTCGATTCTTTCCGACGTAAAAACGACGTCGATCAACCCCGGCGCAAAGAACGAAATTCTACAGTTCAAAGATCTGGCCGAAAGCGGGGAAATCCGCAGCTTGGATCACAAGATCTCGTATTCGAACGGACTCAAGAATATCAAAATTCCGACCTTGTTGATCGCCGGAAGAAGGGATAAATTAGGAATGTCTTATTCTCTTCGTTACGCATACGACAATATCGGTTCCGAAGATAAAACGTTGTTCATCGCGTCTAGATCGAACAATCATTCCGACGACTACGGTCACACCGATTTGATCGTCGGGAAGAATGCGGACAGAGACGTTTTCGTTCCTCTCGTCGCATGGCTGGATAAAAGAAACTAA
- a CDS encoding ankyrin repeat domain-containing protein encodes MNETEQPKLKKARAEHRYALIQWIQKNEVLKIKEELESRGTEFYGNSPLFFAASENSPAVLELLETFGFSLDTRDSNQNSLHFYACRDRGKTEVVEYLLQKKILPDPADVVEAANAGKIDILKLYQKQGIDLKDPNLKNSSYTLLEIAAFSGLECVKFLFDQGVKLEDSVLPRAANLGKLDLVRYLLEEQSADPNVKIHERNAVHEACLGPFSHDPSDHLEILKLLHKHGGDLNAVSDWIPNSYAYTPLHFACRPGPQDKTPIIKYLLENGANPDLENPNSALSIADTKTRKEILKFLETKKGIQLSKDPFERSFQVEKMIDFAENAIRDFARENPNARVFQFVIEGATMSMSDLFDPDYYVGDWKYEGFASFEQEHGFDFQLWREHYDSMGEDENSPYAVAMKKLFEGLRKRKAFDCLKRSKNFEARMIDHTY; translated from the coding sequence ATGAACGAAACCGAACAACCCAAGTTGAAGAAGGCGAGAGCGGAACATCGTTACGCTTTGATACAATGGATTCAAAAGAACGAAGTTCTGAAAATCAAAGAGGAACTCGAATCCAGAGGAACGGAGTTTTACGGGAATTCTCCGCTTTTCTTTGCAGCGAGCGAAAACAGCCCCGCCGTTTTGGAGTTATTGGAAACCTTCGGGTTTTCCTTAGATACGCGCGATTCCAATCAAAACTCGCTTCATTTTTATGCCTGCAGGGATCGCGGTAAAACGGAAGTCGTCGAATATCTTCTTCAAAAAAAGATTCTGCCCGATCCTGCCGACGTCGTTGAAGCCGCTAACGCCGGAAAAATCGACATTCTAAAATTATATCAGAAACAGGGAATCGATCTGAAAGATCCGAACCTGAAAAACTCCAGTTACACACTTCTGGAAATCGCCGCGTTCAGCGGATTGGAATGTGTGAAATTTCTTTTTGACCAAGGCGTAAAACTGGAGGATTCCGTTCTTCCCAGAGCGGCCAATCTCGGAAAACTCGATTTGGTTCGTTACCTGCTCGAAGAACAAAGCGCCGATCCGAACGTCAAGATCCACGAAAGAAACGCGGTTCACGAAGCGTGTTTGGGACCGTTCAGTCACGATCCTTCGGATCATTTGGAAATTCTGAAGTTGTTACACAAACACGGAGGAGACTTGAACGCGGTTTCCGATTGGATTCCGAATTCGTACGCTTATACCCCGCTTCACTTTGCCTGCCGCCCCGGCCCTCAAGACAAAACTCCGATCATTAAATACCTTTTGGAAAACGGCGCGAATCCCGATTTGGAAAATCCGAATTCCGCTTTGAGCATCGCGGATACGAAAACTAGAAAAGAGATTCTTAAATTTCTCGAAACGAAAAAAGGAATTCAACTTTCCAAGGACCCGTTCGAAAGATCGTTTCAGGTCGAGAAGATGATCGACTTTGCGGAAAACGCGATCCGCGATTTTGCGAGGGAGAATCCGAACGCGCGCGTCTTTCAGTTCGTCATCGAAGGAGCGACGATGAGTATGAGCGATCTTTTCGATCCGGACTACTACGTGGGAGATTGGAAATACGAAGGCTTTGCCTCCTTCGAACAGGAGCACGGTTTCGATTTTCAACTTTGGCGCGAACACTACGATTCCATGGGCGAAGACGAAAATTCTCCGTATGCGGTAGCGATGAAAAAACTGTTCGAAGGCCTCCGGAAACGAAAAGCCTTCGATTGCCTCAAACGCTCCAAAAATTTCGAAGCGAGAATGATCGATCATACGTATTAG
- a CDS encoding DMT family transporter, which produces MKSFRPYLFLIFFALITGTTFEVAKQALYHFTPAQTGAVRFAIASVLLFAFVFFTDKKLLKVDREHLKSLLLLGIAGVFGFNSFFFLGMKNASPVNAAIVIALGPAITAFLSYFLLKTKITWIQCFGTLVSFSGVLLVISDGNWAALGHILEGKGIVYIFLAAICWAFYSVGIKKYLKGVSTIQITTFTSFFGMIALVLFLLFSGESNLDWSVLPINAWFAILYMAVFTTFFGYLFWNYGIQKVGPDKAAIFGNLVPVVAMVTTWFLGESPNVFDILGALLVITGIFVVNSSAKKIQTSPEIKTSAAN; this is translated from the coding sequence ATGAAATCATTCAGGCCGTATCTTTTTCTGATATTTTTCGCGCTGATCACCGGTACGACTTTCGAAGTCGCCAAACAAGCGTTATACCACTTCACCCCCGCACAGACCGGAGCCGTTCGTTTCGCGATCGCTTCCGTGTTGTTGTTCGCCTTCGTATTCTTTACGGATAAAAAACTTCTCAAAGTCGACAGAGAACATCTCAAAAGTCTGCTTCTCCTCGGAATCGCGGGAGTTTTCGGATTCAACTCGTTTTTCTTTTTAGGAATGAAGAACGCTTCCCCGGTAAACGCGGCGATCGTGATCGCACTCGGCCCCGCAATCACCGCGTTTCTTTCCTACTTTCTGTTGAAAACGAAGATCACGTGGATCCAATGTTTCGGAACGTTAGTCTCCTTTTCAGGAGTTCTTCTGGTCATCTCCGACGGTAACTGGGCCGCGCTCGGACATATCCTGGAAGGAAAAGGAATCGTTTACATCTTTCTCGCCGCGATCTGTTGGGCGTTTTATTCGGTAGGAATCAAAAAATATCTCAAAGGAGTTTCCACGATCCAGATAACAACTTTCACTTCTTTTTTCGGAATGATCGCCTTGGTCTTGTTTCTTCTCTTTTCGGGAGAATCGAATTTAGACTGGTCCGTTCTTCCGATCAACGCTTGGTTTGCGATTCTTTATATGGCCGTGTTCACGACGTTTTTCGGTTATCTATTTTGGAATTACGGAATTCAAAAAGTGGGTCCCGATAAGGCGGCCATATTCGGAAACTTGGTTCCGGTCGTCGCGATGGTAACGACTTGGTTTTTGGGAGAATCTCCGAACGTCTTCGATATTCTCGGGGCTCTTCTCGTGATTACCGGAATTTTCGTGGTCAACTCAAGCGCGAAAAAAATACAAACGAGCCCGGAGATAAAAACGTCCGCGGCGAATTAA